In a genomic window of Bacteroidales bacterium:
- the rpmB gene encoding 50S ribosomal protein L28 produces MSRICQITGKGMIVGNSVSHSHIKTKRRFYPNLQTKKFFIEEEGKWITLKVSAAGLRNINKKGLYACIQEAREKGYLEK; encoded by the coding sequence ATGTCACGAATTTGTCAGATCACGGGTAAGGGCATGATCGTAGGAAACAGCGTTTCCCACTCGCATATCAAGACCAAAAGACGTTTCTACCCCAATCTTCAGACCAAGAAATTCTTTATCGAAGAAGAAGGGAAATGGATCACCCTGAAAGTTTCCGCAGCCGGACTGAGGAACATCAATAAAAAAGGTTTGTATGCCTGCATTCAGGAAGCGCGGGAAAAGGGATACCTGGAGAAATAA
- a CDS encoding carboxypeptidase-like regulatory domain-containing protein codes for MRKCCHIAFCFVFLHLTGIVLAQTEGKQTQEHKERLVQFSGVVVTADSLRPIPFTHIMVKQSRRGSVADYYGYFSFVARAGDTVLFTSVGYKRSSYTIPDTITRSRYTLIKTMISDTIMLDETVIYPWPTKEQFREAFVKMDIPQDDLERARINLARSEMKERAMQSPMDGSMNYKNYMYWETYKHYYIGQTQPITILDPFAWAQFFKAWKEGKFKRKK; via the coding sequence ATGAGGAAGTGCTGTCATATTGCATTTTGTTTTGTATTTCTTCACCTTACCGGTATCGTTCTGGCACAGACAGAAGGCAAGCAGACCCAGGAACACAAAGAGCGATTGGTCCAGTTCTCGGGTGTCGTGGTCACAGCCGACAGCCTCCGGCCGATTCCCTTCACGCACATCATGGTCAAGCAATCCCGCAGGGGCTCTGTGGCAGACTATTATGGCTATTTTTCTTTTGTGGCCCGCGCCGGCGATACGGTGTTGTTCACTTCCGTGGGATACAAAAGATCCTCCTACACCATCCCGGATACCATCACCAGAAGCCGCTATACACTGATCAAAACAATGATTTCGGACACGATCATGCTGGATGAGACCGTGATCTACCCCTGGCCGACAAAAGAGCAATTCCGTGAAGCTTTCGTTAAGATGGACATACCGCAGGACGACCTGGAACGCGCACGGATCAACCTCGCCAGGTCCGAAATGAAGGAACGTGCCATGCAGTCACCCATGGACGGAAGCATGAACTACAAGAACTATATGTATTGGGAAACCTATAAGCATTATTACATCGGTCAGACACAACCCATCACCATCCTTGACCCCTTTGCCTGGGCTCAATTCTTTAAGGCGTGGAAGGAAGGGAAATTTAAGAGGAAGAAATGA